From the Capnocytophaga sp. oral taxon 878 genome, the window CAGAATCCGGCTTATGATTTGCTCTTTTTTATTTCTCTATCCGTACCTTTATCTTATCTTGCATGGCGTATGCTTGGCAAGTAAGTATATACCCATCAGCGACTTCTTTTTCGCTTAAAGTTTCATTCTTAGCCATTTTAGCTTCACCTTCTTCTACTTTAGCTATACAGCTACTACACACCCCATTTAAGCACGAATAAGGGGCGTCATAACCTCGCATCAGGGCAGAACTCAGTAGTGTTTGGTTACGAGCACTCTCAAAAGTATGTATTTGTCCATTTAAGTTAAGAGTTATCTCTACATTACCTTCTAATGTACTATAATCTACATCAGCAGCTGATGATTCAAATAATTCTGTAAAAATACGGTCTTGGTCTATACCTCGTAATAATAATATCTCTCGCAGGTTTTTTACTAGTTCAGTAGGTCCACATGCATAATAACGTCCCCAGTTAAAATCTGCATATTTGGTGAACATATCATTTACAATAGCGTTATTAATACGCCCAGTGTAATGGTCGCCCCAAGGCTCTTTACTAAAGGCATAATGCACTAAAAATCGGTCAGGGTATTGTATTCGTAGGGCTTCTATCTCATCAAAAAACAAAGTCTCTTCTTTACTCTTATTACCATATACAAACACTACTTTAATATTGGTTTTAGCCAAAGCCGTTTTAGCAATACTCATCATAGGGGTTACTCCACTTCCAGCCGAAAAAAGCATAATATCTCTATTCCCAAAGATATCATAGAAAAACACAAACGATCCCATAGGAGGCATAACTTCCAATACATCACCTTCTCGTAGCTCTTGCGTAGCATAAGTAGAAAAAACTCCATTAGGCACACGCTTTACTGCTACACTTAGCTCTCCTTCATTTACTCCAGAGCATATAGAGTAAGCCCGTCTTACCTTTTGTCCTCCCAAAGTCTGTTGTAAGGTAAGGTATTCACCTGCTTCAAAAGTAAATACTTTACGTAGCAATTCAGGTACCTCAAAGGTAATCATTACCGAGGTACTCGTAAGATGTGTTATTTTGGATACTTTTAGTTCGTAAAATCGATTCACGTCTTTCTTTTTAAATATTAAGTATTAATTGTCATTTATATCAACTTCTCAATTTCTCCTACTGATAGATTATAGTAAATCCGCTTCCCAAAGGGCGAAATTAATACTTCTTGGCAACTAAACAAATTATTTACCAAACTTTCTTGCTCTTCATCACTTAGCACTTGTCCTGTTTTAATAGCCAAATTCTTGCACAAAGCCTTTGCAAACGCTTCTTTCTGAGAGTTTTCTGTAGTAGGTAATTCCTCTATATGTTGTTGTAATAGTTCATTGAATATGTTAGGTATTTCACTATCAGTAATATGCATTGGTAT encodes:
- a CDS encoding ferredoxin--NADP reductase; this translates as MNRFYELKVSKITHLTSTSVMITFEVPELLRKVFTFEAGEYLTLQQTLGGQKVRRAYSICSGVNEGELSVAVKRVPNGVFSTYATQELREGDVLEVMPPMGSFVFFYDIFGNRDIMLFSAGSGVTPMMSIAKTALAKTNIKVVFVYGNKSKEETLFFDEIEALRIQYPDRFLVHYAFSKEPWGDHYTGRINNAIVNDMFTKYADFNWGRYYACGPTELVKNLREILLLRGIDQDRIFTELFESSAADVDYSTLEGNVEITLNLNGQIHTFESARNQTLLSSALMRGYDAPYSCLNGVCSSCIAKVEEGEAKMAKNETLSEKEVADGYILTCQAYAMQDKIKVRIEK